A part of Micromonospora chersina genomic DNA contains:
- a CDS encoding DJ-1/PfpI family protein has protein sequence MVTFDGFNELDSFIAAALINRCREDGLAAFITTPTPVVTSMNGVEVTGQRPMEFVTEADIVLIGSGVRAREVVADDQLLSRLPLDPTRQLIGAQCSGALVLARLGLLDSTPACTDMKSRPFVEACGVTVLDAPFHAEGNIATAGGCLASQYLATWVITRTLGEGAARDVIGYVAPVGENQETVERALRAVHAGEVVTS, from the coding sequence GTGGTCACCTTCGACGGGTTCAACGAGCTCGACAGCTTCATCGCCGCCGCGCTGATCAACCGGTGCCGTGAGGACGGGTTGGCGGCCTTCATCACGACGCCGACGCCGGTGGTCACGTCGATGAACGGCGTCGAGGTGACCGGGCAGCGCCCGATGGAGTTCGTGACCGAAGCAGACATCGTGCTGATCGGCAGCGGGGTGCGGGCGCGAGAAGTGGTCGCCGACGATCAGCTGCTCTCCAGACTGCCGCTCGACCCGACACGACAGCTGATCGGTGCGCAGTGCTCCGGCGCCCTGGTGCTCGCCCGGCTCGGGTTGCTCGACTCCACGCCCGCCTGCACGGATATGAAGAGCCGGCCGTTCGTGGAAGCCTGCGGCGTTACCGTGCTGGACGCGCCGTTCCACGCCGAGGGCAACATCGCCACGGCCGGAGGCTGCCTGGCGTCGCAGTATCTCGCCACGTGGGTGATCACCCGCACGCTCGGGGAGGGCGCCGCCCGCGACGTCATCGGCTATGTGGCCCCGGTCGGCGAGAACCAGGAGACCGTCGAGCGCGCCCTGCGCGCCGTCCACGCCGGTGAGGTCGTGACGAGTTGA